In one Tessaracoccus palaemonis genomic region, the following are encoded:
- a CDS encoding DUF2200 domain-containing protein, whose protein sequence is MDTSTRNERVYRMPFGSVYPHYVNKVERKGRTVAELHQVISWLTGFDDDDIARLVAEETSFEQFFEEATLNPNASLITGVVCGVRVQDIEEPLMRKLRYMDKLVDELAKGKAMEKILRS, encoded by the coding sequence ATGGACACGAGCACGAGGAACGAGCGCGTCTACCGGATGCCTTTCGGATCGGTGTATCCGCACTACGTCAACAAGGTGGAGCGGAAGGGCCGCACGGTGGCCGAACTGCATCAGGTCATCTCGTGGCTGACCGGTTTCGACGACGACGACATCGCTCGGCTCGTCGCCGAGGAGACCAGCTTCGAGCAGTTCTTCGAGGAGGCCACCCTCAACCCGAACGCCTCCCTCATCACCGGCGTGGTGTGCGGCGTCAGGGTGCAGGACATCGAGGAGCCGCTGATGCGCAAGCTGCGCTACATGGACAAGCTCGTCGACGAGCTGGCCAAGGGCAAGGCGATGGAGAAGATCCTGCGCTCCTGA
- the yddG gene encoding aromatic amino acid DMT transporter YddG produces MHSRPPVSRSATLIGLSALVIWAGYVGFIRVAADAFGPTLGAALLYTLAGAALWVTRRPRSLSTMPRRYLLIGGGLFVFYEVAVSLAIGLAHGPNQAIEVSIVNHLWPTLTVLLTVLIRPGRRGVWALVPGLVVATAGVAWVVGGERGLNPVGIIANIATNPLPYALALSGAVAWASYSVLVPPLAKGHDGITLFMCSVAVALWVLWLAGGAPSPDAVTARGVLSLIAGAAVIAAGYACWNVGIGKGNMNVLSVASYAAPVLQAAAASIILGAALSPTFWQGVALVAVGSLLCWWALRRAGR; encoded by the coding sequence ATGCACTCCCGGCCGCCCGTCTCCCGCAGCGCCACGCTCATCGGACTGTCGGCGCTGGTGATCTGGGCAGGCTACGTCGGATTCATCCGCGTCGCCGCAGACGCCTTCGGCCCGACGCTCGGCGCGGCGCTGCTCTACACGCTGGCCGGGGCTGCGCTGTGGGTCACGCGGCGTCCCCGGTCCCTGTCCACCATGCCCCGTCGATACCTGCTGATCGGTGGGGGACTGTTCGTCTTCTACGAGGTGGCCGTGTCGCTGGCGATCGGGCTCGCGCACGGGCCGAACCAGGCCATCGAGGTCAGCATCGTCAACCACCTGTGGCCGACGCTGACCGTCCTCCTCACCGTCCTCATCAGGCCCGGCCGCCGCGGGGTGTGGGCGCTGGTCCCCGGCCTGGTCGTCGCGACGGCGGGCGTCGCCTGGGTCGTCGGCGGGGAACGGGGACTCAACCCGGTGGGCATCATCGCCAACATCGCGACGAACCCGTTGCCCTACGCCCTGGCGCTGAGCGGCGCCGTCGCCTGGGCCAGCTACAGCGTGCTGGTGCCTCCGCTCGCCAAGGGCCACGACGGCATCACGCTGTTCATGTGCTCGGTCGCGGTCGCGCTGTGGGTGCTGTGGCTCGCCGGCGGCGCGCCCTCCCCCGACGCCGTGACGGCGCGCGGCGTGCTCAGCCTGATCGCAGGGGCGGCGGTGATCGCCGCCGGGTACGCGTGCTGGAACGTCGGGATCGGGAAGGGCAACATGAACGTGCTGTCCGTCGCCTCGTATGCCGCGCCGGTCCTGCAGGCCGCGGCGGCCTCGATCATCCTCGGTGCCGCGCTGAGTCCCACGTTCTGGCAGGGTGTCGCGCTGGTCGCCGTCGGTTCCCTGCTCTGCTGGTGGGCCCTTCGGCGCGCGGGACGGTGA